One genomic window of Leptospira paudalimensis includes the following:
- the xseA gene encoding exodeoxyribonuclease VII large subunit, giving the protein METADSSLSVSEVNRRIKAKLQDSPEFKNFWIRGEISNFSQTNSSGHMYFSLKDTTSVIKCAFFSFQAKNYKGTPLRNGMEILVYGSVSVYEPGGYYSITVQKLEELGEGDILLKIEKLKKSLAEKGIFDVSHKRPLPKFPKRLGIVTSPKGAAVEDIIRIATDLNPSIQILVSPCLVQGDGAENSIIEAIKEINDPKWEVDVIIAGRGGGSFEDLMAFNQEAVVMAYYQSRIPIISAVGHEIDRVLTDLAADATTPTPTAAAKLAIPNVSDTLIRLDEMEDRLRSALTGVIRIGKEKWLGVTSRVVFQNPKAVLEPRQNHLDELLTKISLLGKNYLVKKQSEFQKFDSFQQTWNSYLERVQTKYKLAEQRLDHFSPLGTLKRGYSVLRNTNKQVISSITQIKEKESLEVFLFDGKLHVEVKEIK; this is encoded by the coding sequence ATGGAAACAGCTGATTCTTCCCTTTCTGTCAGTGAAGTCAATCGCCGTATCAAGGCGAAATTACAAGACTCTCCCGAATTTAAAAACTTTTGGATTCGCGGAGAAATTTCCAATTTCAGCCAGACCAATAGTTCTGGTCACATGTATTTTTCCTTAAAAGATACAACAAGTGTAATCAAATGTGCTTTTTTTTCCTTCCAAGCCAAAAACTATAAAGGAACTCCACTACGAAATGGAATGGAAATCCTTGTGTATGGTTCTGTTTCTGTTTATGAACCAGGTGGTTATTATAGCATCACTGTCCAAAAACTTGAGGAACTTGGGGAAGGAGATATCCTTCTTAAAATTGAAAAATTAAAAAAGTCATTAGCAGAAAAAGGGATCTTTGATGTTTCCCACAAACGGCCGTTACCTAAATTTCCAAAACGATTGGGTATTGTTACTTCACCTAAGGGTGCTGCTGTCGAAGATATCATTCGCATTGCCACTGACCTCAATCCTTCGATTCAAATTTTAGTATCACCATGCCTTGTCCAAGGAGACGGTGCCGAAAACTCAATCATTGAAGCCATTAAGGAAATTAATGATCCAAAATGGGAAGTAGATGTGATCATCGCAGGACGTGGTGGCGGATCTTTTGAGGACTTAATGGCATTCAACCAAGAAGCGGTAGTGATGGCGTATTATCAATCGAGGATTCCCATTATATCTGCCGTAGGACATGAAATTGATCGTGTCCTTACAGATTTAGCAGCGGATGCCACAACTCCCACACCCACTGCCGCAGCAAAATTAGCGATCCCTAATGTATCGGATACTCTCATCCGTTTGGATGAAATGGAAGACCGATTGCGCTCTGCTCTAACAGGTGTGATACGAATTGGAAAGGAAAAGTGGTTAGGTGTAACAAGTAGAGTGGTTTTTCAAAATCCAAAAGCAGTATTAGAGCCTAGGCAAAACCATTTGGATGAATTATTAACTAAAATTTCCCTTCTAGGAAAAAACTACCTTGTCAAAAAGCAGAGTGAATTTCAAAAATTTGATTCTTTCCAACAAACTTGGAATTCGTATTTGGAAAGAGTCCAAACAAAATACAAACTCGCAGAACAAAGATTAGACCACTTTTCTCCTTTAGGAACACTCAAAAGAGGATATTCAGTCCTCCGCAATACAAACAAACAAGTGATCTCTTCCATTACACAAATTAAAGAAAAAGAATCATTGGAAGTTTTTTTATTCGATGGAAAACTCCATGTAGAAGTAAAAGAAATCAAATAG
- a CDS encoding sodium:solute symporter family protein: MNFQTIFILAYLLVTIGIGVYAAKKVKNSKDFILAGRSLPLPISTAALFATWFGSETILGSSVEFAKGGFLSVIQDPFGGALCLFLLGLVFAKYLYRMQILTFGDFYKNRYGKKMEFIAGICLIFSYFGWVAAQFVALGIMVQILFGINQFTAIVIGACLVVFYTYLGGMWSVSLTDFFQSISIIIGLVVVIIELNGIKPIWSSISEKPDGFFRFFPESNYHAWTLYLSAWMVVGFGSLPQQDIFQRVMSAKSEKVAIRASYLSSVLYLLFALIPLFLGLHAKSLIPDFDLNSETGQLLIPTMISKFSSPWIQVLFFSALISAILSTASGAILAPSSILSENILKYAFSNMNDKKLLLLSRVSVLIIAGISFLLAVGKPSIYALVEDSGGISLVTLFIPMVFGLLSKRADERSALFSLFVGIVTWLILEVYGDDMTSHFYGTIASLIAILIGIYCFPKKVKSQVTT; the protein is encoded by the coding sequence ATGAATTTCCAGACCATTTTTATTTTAGCTTACCTCCTTGTCACGATCGGGATTGGAGTGTATGCGGCAAAAAAAGTAAAAAATTCTAAAGACTTTATCCTTGCAGGTAGAAGTTTACCCTTACCCATTTCAACAGCAGCTTTATTTGCCACTTGGTTTGGTAGTGAAACCATCCTCGGTTCCTCTGTCGAATTTGCGAAAGGTGGATTTTTATCTGTCATCCAAGATCCGTTTGGTGGTGCCCTTTGTTTATTTTTACTTGGTTTGGTATTTGCAAAATACTTATACCGAATGCAAATCCTTACCTTTGGTGATTTTTATAAAAACCGTTATGGTAAAAAAATGGAGTTCATTGCAGGCATTTGTCTGATCTTTTCCTATTTTGGGTGGGTTGCTGCACAATTTGTTGCACTCGGAATCATGGTGCAAATTTTATTTGGGATCAACCAGTTTACAGCAATTGTCATTGGAGCATGTCTCGTTGTTTTTTATACTTACTTAGGTGGGATGTGGTCTGTTTCCTTAACCGATTTTTTCCAATCCATTTCGATCATCATTGGACTCGTAGTCGTGATCATCGAATTGAATGGAATAAAACCTATTTGGTCATCCATCTCAGAAAAACCAGATGGTTTTTTTCGATTTTTCCCTGAATCCAATTACCACGCTTGGACTTTGTACCTATCGGCTTGGATGGTTGTTGGATTTGGTTCGTTACCCCAACAAGATATTTTCCAAAGAGTAATGTCTGCGAAATCCGAAAAGGTTGCCATTCGGGCGTCTTATTTATCTTCCGTATTGTACTTGTTATTTGCTCTTATCCCTCTTTTTTTAGGGCTCCATGCAAAAAGTCTAATCCCAGATTTTGATTTAAATTCAGAAACAGGGCAACTTCTAATCCCAACGATGATTTCTAAATTTTCCAGTCCCTGGATTCAAGTTTTATTTTTTTCAGCACTCATTTCTGCCATTTTATCAACTGCATCGGGAGCCATCCTTGCTCCTTCTTCTATATTATCTGAGAATATTCTAAAATATGCATTCAGCAACATGAATGATAAAAAGCTACTTTTACTCTCACGGGTATCGGTACTAATTATTGCAGGGATTTCTTTTTTACTCGCAGTGGGAAAACCTTCAATTTATGCACTCGTCGAAGATTCGGGGGGTATATCCCTTGTTACCCTATTCATTCCCATGGTGTTTGGCTTATTAAGTAAAAGAGCAGATGAACGTTCTGCTCTTTTTTCTTTGTTTGTTGGTATCGTTACTTGGCTTATTTTAGAAGTATATGGGGACGATATGACAAGCCATTTTTATGGTACAATCGCAAGTCTCATCGCCATACTTATTGGGATTTATTGTTTCCCTAAAAAAGTGAAATCTCAAGTAACCACGTAA
- a CDS encoding D-alanine--D-alanine ligase, translated as MPKLKIALLFGGVSGEHIISIRSSAFIFATIDREKYDVCPIYIDTSGKFWIPTITETIYPDPTGKSETEFSREFNQTNQIESSSDPSQLGKYGFTSAFLGLHGGAGEDGRIQGFLDTMGIAHTGSGVLASALAMDKFRANLLFQSIGIPVAPFLELDRVQSDARKVLLNLPFPYPVFIKPTLGGSSVNTGMAKTPEEAITLVDKIFVSEDRVLVQKLVSGTEVSIGVLEKPEGKKRNAFSLVPTEIRPKSEFFDFEAKYTKGASEEITPAPVGDEITKTLQEYSLKCHVILGCKGYSRTDFIISDGIPYVLETNTLPGMTGTSLIPQQAKALGIDMKQVFTWLLEISLF; from the coding sequence ATGCCAAAATTAAAAATCGCATTACTTTTCGGAGGGGTCTCTGGAGAACATATCATATCCATCCGTTCCTCAGCTTTTATATTTGCTACAATTGATAGGGAAAAATACGACGTATGCCCCATTTACATTGATACAAGCGGAAAATTTTGGATCCCTACCATAACAGAAACAATTTACCCTGATCCGACTGGAAAATCCGAAACAGAATTTTCACGAGAATTTAACCAAACCAATCAAATTGAATCTTCAAGTGATCCGAGTCAATTAGGGAAATATGGATTTACTTCCGCCTTCCTTGGGTTACACGGAGGGGCAGGGGAAGATGGTAGGATCCAAGGTTTTTTGGATACGATGGGCATTGCACACACAGGGTCTGGTGTTCTGGCTTCAGCCCTTGCAATGGATAAATTTAGAGCAAATTTACTCTTCCAATCCATCGGAATCCCTGTGGCACCATTTTTGGAATTGGACCGAGTTCAATCTGATGCGAGAAAAGTTCTCTTAAACTTACCCTTTCCTTATCCAGTATTCATTAAGCCTACGTTAGGTGGATCAAGTGTGAATACTGGAATGGCAAAAACGCCTGAAGAAGCGATTACACTCGTGGATAAAATATTTGTATCCGAAGATCGAGTCCTCGTTCAAAAATTGGTTTCAGGAACAGAAGTATCAATTGGTGTTTTAGAAAAACCTGAAGGGAAAAAACGAAATGCGTTTTCGCTTGTTCCAACAGAAATCAGACCCAAGTCGGAATTTTTTGATTTTGAAGCAAAATACACGAAAGGAGCAAGTGAAGAAATCACTCCTGCACCCGTGGGTGATGAAATTACGAAAACACTACAAGAATACAGTTTAAAATGCCATGTTATCTTAGGATGTAAGGGTTATTCCAGAACTGATTTTATCATCTCGGACGGTATTCCCTATGTTTTGGAAACAAATACCTTACCTGGAATGACTGGCACAAGCCTTATCCCACAACAAGCAAAAGCATTGGGAATCGATATGAAACAAGTGTTTACGTGGTTACTTGAGATTTCACTTTTTTAG
- a CDS encoding exodeoxyribonuclease VII small subunit gives MVDKKTISFEEAIRELEDIAEKLERGTLSLEDSIKAYERGMELKKICSERLVDAEAKIEFLTKAPSGEVVKSTVKKKKDETTSNKAEEDLF, from the coding sequence ATGGTAGATAAAAAAACAATCAGTTTTGAAGAAGCAATCCGTGAATTGGAAGACATTGCGGAAAAATTAGAACGGGGAACTTTGTCTTTAGAAGATTCGATCAAGGCTTACGAACGAGGAATGGAACTAAAAAAAATCTGTTCCGAACGTTTGGTAGATGCAGAAGCTAAAATTGAATTTTTAACCAAAGCTCCTAGTGGTGAAGTTGTGAAATCAACTGTGAAAAAAAAGAAGGATGAAACAACTTCTAATAAAGCGGAAGAAGATTTATTTTAA